TTGTAGAGTTTGACTGTACCCGATTTTGCGTAGCCGTATTCACCATCCTCTAGATAGTAAACCTCTTTAGCTTTTCCTATGATAGGCGTATCGGAGGAAGCAAAATAAATCTCATCGCCATCAAATCCTATGAGCATCGGGGAACCGTTTTTGGCAAAGAAGATAGTATCGGGCGCTGATTCCGAGATAAGAAGGGTGGCATAAGCACCTTCGAGTCTATCAATCGTTTGCATAAATGAGGCAAAAGGGTTGTTTGATTGTTTGTGGTATTTTTCAAAAAGATGCACAATGGTTTCGGTGTCGGTTTGACTTAAAAAGTTTACGCCTTCTGATTGCAACTCTTTTTTGAGTGTTTGGTAATTTTCAATAATGCCGTTATGTACGACATAACTGTATGCTCCAAGGTGCGGATGGGCATTGAGTTCGGTAGGTTTTCCGTGTGTTGCCCAGCGTGTATGCCCGATAGATACGCCAAAACCGTCCGTTTGGAAATTTTTAGTTTTTTCCCGAAGATTTTCGAGTTTTCCAACAGCCTTAAAGCTGTTAAGTTTTTTGCCTTCTATAACAGCGATGCCTGCCGAATCATAACCTCTGTACTCAAGCTCTTGCAAGCCATCAAGCAAAATCTCTCTTTTTTCTCTTTTTCCCAAGTATCCGACAATTCCACACATTTTTAAATTCTTTCTTATTCTTTTTTTGTAAGTTTCGCGATGATTATATCGATATTATGACAAAAGTTTCCATTTTTTTCGATAAGAAACATGTCTCTGACACTATTTTTGAGACTATGTACTTTTGCAGTTGCAATTTCAATGTTGAGTGTATCAAAAAGATGGAGGACATATGCAAGCAATCCTTTTTGATTTTTGCAGTGCAGATACATACTCCCGTACATTTGTGAATGATCACAATCGATTTGTATTTCGTTTTTTTTGATCACGGGTACCAGAAATGTATTTTGTTTTTGACCATCAAGCGCATCATGTATCATTTCTTTTATAAGCGGGGTTTCATCTTCGTTTATTTTGAGAGCAAAATCGATTTTATAGTATTTGTATCCATCAAAAAGTTTACAGATATCCATATTGACAACATCAAGATGTGCGAGTTTGCTCAACAGATAGCTAAGATTGAAAGAGTGGATACAAACGATCTCAAGGGTAAGATGATCATCATTGTGAATTTCGTAAGCATAGGAGGCAGTCTCAAAAGCTTTTTTGGAAATGGAAATTATTTTTTCGGGAGGATAACGTAAAAAAAGCAGATTGGAAGGAATCATTAAGATTTTGTTTTGCTGTAATTTATTTAAAGAAAGAAATACAGGATGCTTTTTAAGTATTTGCTCTTTTTTGATGCGCTTGGCTGTTTCGTCAATAACTTCGGTATGTTCCAAAGATTTAATTGACTGGAGGTATAGCATTTTGATGAGTTTTGCATTAAATGAGTTGTAGATTCCTTCTCCTACTCCATTCATGTCAGCATAGGTTAAAACATAGATCATATCTAAAAGAGTTTTATTTTTAAAATGTGAAACAAACCTTAAGATTACTTTTTCATTGTGCAAATCTTCACGTTGGGCTACCTTGCTCATCAGAGTATGATGGAGGATAAGTGTTTCACCCATTTCAATCAGCTGCAAATCAAAACCAAGTTTATTGGCAAATAGTTTAAACAAGGAGACTCCCACCTGATGATGATCTCTTTTGCGGCCTTTCCCCGCATCATGCAACAGTGTGACAAGTTTAAGTAAAGCTTTTTCTTCAGCGCTAAATGCTTGAAATAAATTTTCAATAAATACATCATTAATATTTTCTAGATGGCGCACACATTCTAGTGAGTGAATTTCCACAGCAAATTGGTGATAGCCGTCAAATTGCGGTAGAGCAATGACTTTTTTTAGGGGCGGGATAGCATAGTCCAAAAGTTTTGCAGTAGAGAGTATCTTTAAGATATTGTAGCTGCGGGGCTGAAAGAAGATGTGTTTGATACTCAGGAGCATTGACTTGCTGTGGCGCGACGGTTTGTTGGTTCTGATAAGTTGCGCAAGAAAAGTAGGATGGGCGTCAAACGTTTTTTCTTTTTGATCACAAAGTTGTCTTAAAAGTGTATGCAGTTCCCTTTTTTCTCCCTGAGGATAGATGCAAGGACCGTAGATGTCGGCCGCAATATACTCACGCGAGAGAGATTCGAGCCAAATGATGCTGTAGAGTCTGATCGTTTGCAAACTTTCTATCACTTTTTTGGCAAATTTCATATGTTCGCTTTTGCTCATTTTGTAACCAAGAAGACGTGCTGTGTCAGGAAGAAGATCCAGGCGCAGCGTATCTTCTTTTTTGTGTGCAACAAGATGAAGGGCGGAGCGCACACGAAAAAGAAATTCCAAAGCGATGCGAAATTCTCTATAGTCATTTTCGTCGACGATGCTTGAGGGGAGATTCTTGATGCTATTGACATTGTAAAGTATTTTTCCTATCCAAAACACAAGGTTTGCATCACGAAAACCGCCAACACCCTCTTTGAGGTTGGGTTCCATAGTCAAAGGAAATTTTTCATGTTTGTATTTTTGCTCTTCAAATTTCAATTTTATGAAAACTTGAGGGCTGTCATGGCGGATTTGACGAATGGCATTTTGTGTTTCTATCCAAATAAAATTTGATCCTTCGATAAATCTTGATTCAATCAAAGCTGTTTTTATGGTGATATCTGTTTTTGAAACGGCATAAAGTTCCTCAACGGTGTGTACCCGGTGGCCCAGTCTGAGACCTGTATCCCAGAGGATATAGAGTATTTTTTCTATCATCTCTTTGAGATTGTATCCCTTGATATCTTTATAGACGATCATTAGATCAATATCAGAATGAACACAGAGCTGCTCTCTTCCGTAGCTGCCAAGAGCAACAAGGGAGAGCGGAAGTGCATTTTTCATAGGGGTATAGTCACCAAACATCTCTCTTTGAGCTACTTTGTAGATGATCTTTAATATCATATCTATTTTTTTGGTGTGCTTGACAAGAAAATCTTTCCCGCCGGAAGTCATAAAGGTTTCTTCAAGTGTATCCAAATAGGCACGGATCTCTTTTTTAAGCGCTTTTGCTATCTGAAAATCTGCTGCATTGGCATAGATAAGATCTTCAATTTCAGCTTTTAGGCTATTCATTGAGCCCTCCCTAAACTTTTATTGCTATAATACCCAAAAACTACTATGGACTTTTACTATGGACTTGATACAAAAAGTAAAAAACAAAGAACGCTTAAATCAGAAAGAGGGTGAAGCGCTTTATGATTTGGACCTTTATACTTTGGGTGAACTTGCGGATGCTATTCGCAAAGAAAAACATGGAAAAAAAAGTTATTTTAATATCAACCGCCATATTAATCCAACCAATATATGTGCGGATATTTGTAAATTTTGCGCATATTCTGCAAGCCGCAAAAATCCAAATCAGTACACTATGTCTCACGAACAGATACTTGATATTGTTAAAAATTCTTATGCAAACGGGGCCAAAGAAGTCCATATTGTCTCGGCGCACAATCCTAATGACGGCCCAGAGTGGTATATGGGCGCTTTTAAAAAAATAAAAACAGCTTATCCCCGGCTTCACATTAAGGCAATGACGGCAGCTGAGGTGGATTTTTTGTCCAGACAGTATGGATTAAGCTATGATGACGTACTTGATATGATGATAGAAAATGGTGTAGATTCTATGCCCGGAGGCGGGGCAGAGATCTTTGATGAGAAGGTAAGAGAGTATCTTTGCAAGGGTAAAGTTACATCCGAACAATGGCTTAAAATTCATCAAAAATGGCATGAAAAGGGCAGGGAAAGTAATGCAACAATGCTATTTGGGCATATAGAAACAAGAGCGCATCGTATTGACCATATGCTTCGATTGCGTGATTTGCAAGACAAAACAGGCGGATTTAATGCTTTTATTCCGTTGGTTTATCAAAGAGACAACAATTTCTTAAAAGTAACCCATTTCCCTACAGGGCAAGAGATTCTTAAAACTTATGCGATCTCGCGTATTCTTCTTGATAACATTTCTCACATAAAAGCGTACTGGGCATCAGCCTCTATCAATCTAGCTCTTATTGCGCAAGAGTTTGGCTGTGATGATCTTGACGGCACCATAGAAAAAGAGTCCATTCAGTCTGCCGCAGGTGCGGCCAGCAGTCATGGCATGAAATTGGAAGATTTTATTGGATTGATCAAAAATTCCGGTTTCATTCCGGTTGAACGGGACAGTCTTTATAATGAGTTAAAAAGCTATGCATAGACTATATTACAGCTACAATGATTTTCGCAAAGATTTAAAGGCTTTGACCAAAAAAATAGATAAAGATTTTGATGCTATTTTGGCCATCGCAAGAGGCGGCTTAAGTATGGCACATATGCTGGGAGAATATTATAATATCAGAAAAGTATATGCAGTCAATACGATCGGATATGAAGATACGCAAAAGCTTCAAAGCGTGACGGTATTTAATATTCCAAATTTGCAAGATGTCAAAAGTGTATTGATTGTTGATGATATTGTCGATAGCGGTGACACTCTGGTTGAGATAATGAAGACTCTAAAAGAAGCGTATCCCCAAACAAATTTTTATACCGCTTCGCTTTTCTATAAAAAAAGTGCTAAAATAGCGCCAAATTGGTACGTAAAAGAAGCAAAAACGTGGATTGATTTTTTTTGGTGCACGGATCTAGGAGATTAAATGGTATTAATGATTGATAACTATGATAGTTTTACCTACAATGTAGTGCAGTATTGCAGAGAGCTTGGGGCAGACTTAAAAGTTATCCGTAATGACGAGATGACTGTTGAAGAGATAAAAGCGCTTCATCCTGAAAAAATTATTCTCTCCCCCGGCCCTTCCACCCCCGATGAGGCAGGTGTGACACTTGATGTTATTAGAGCATTCGCGGATACAACGCCTATTTTTGGTATTTGCTTAGGCCACCAAAGTATTGCACAGGCATTTGGCGGAGAAGTGGTGCGCGCCAAACATATGATGCATGGCAAAACTTCACAAATTGAAAGAGATGCAGAAACACCGATCTTCAAAGGTATTCCCAAAGAGTTTAGAGCAACGCGTTACCATTCGCTTACGGTAAAAAAAGAGACACTGCCTCAGAACATCATCCCCACCTCTCACAGTAAGGACGATAATGAAATTATGTCTTTGCAGATTAAAGACAAGCCTATCTATGGAGTTCAGTTCCATCCGGAATCCATCATGAGCGAATACGGTCGCGAAATGTTGAATAATTTTTTAAAACTTTAAGCTCGCCTGATGAAACAACAGTATTTTTGGGCCGCACTTTTTATTTATATCATTGCTGTTTTTTATCTCGCTTCTACAACACCCATCAGTCCGCACGAAGCAAAAATACTCTATGGTTCGCAAGAGATTTCAGCTATACTTATGCAGTGGGGCAAAGAAGCAGTGGACGGCTTTTTGGGCTTAAGGCTGTTTTCAATTTTTTTTGGAATGTTAAGTGTAGGACTTTTTTATCAAGTAAGTCGGAATTATCTGAATAAAAAAGAAGATGCCTATTTGGCGACATTTATTTTTATATGGTTGCCGGGTATTCTTACAGCAATGAGTTTGGCAAACAGTGCAATTATCGTATTGCCCATAGTGTTACTTTTTGTGCTATGGTATGAAAAAGGCTATTTTATAGCACTGATACCTTTGATGTTGGGACTTTTTTTTATTCATCAGGCGTCTATTATTTTTTTTGTAGCTCTGTTTCTTTATGCCTTGATGAATAAAGATAAAAAACTTGCTGTTTTGTCCGCCTCCTTTTTGATTGCATTCCTTTATTTGGCAAAAGGTATTACAATAGGAGGAAGACCTTCGGGCCACTTTGTAGAAATATTTGGACTCTATGCAACTATTTTTTCCCCTTTGTTATTTCTTTATTTTTTTTACGTGATGTATCGTATTTTGCTTAGAGAGAAAAAAACATTACTGTGGTATATTTCGTTTACGGCATTGGCATTTTCTTTATTGCTTTCTGTCAGACAACGGGTATCTATAGCGGATTTTGCTCCTTATGTCATGATCGCAGTGGTGGTAATGCTTCATGCTTACAATAACAGTATTCGTGTGCGCTTGCCCCAATTTCAAAAATATTACCGTCGAGGCTTTTATGTTGTGATGGCATTGCTGATAGTTAATACACTATTGATCGTGTTTCATAAGGCACTTTTTTTCAGCATGGATGATCCAAGTAAGCATTTTGCCTATCGCATTTACAAACCTTATTTGTTAGCGCAAACACTAAAAAAACAAAAGTTGAATTGCTATGATTCGCAGCAGCAAAGAGAAGGCTATCAGTTGAGATATTATGGCATTTCTTCTTGCAGCAAAAAGTAGAAAATGCTTCTTTCCTATGTTTCTAAAATACACAGTATTTTATTTTTTTCTTATGGTTTGCATTATCTGCTCTAAAATTAAACCCTTCGAGTGTTACACTATGAATAACTAAATTAAAGGAGAACTCGATGGCTCAAAAGGCGATTAGAGAATATGATGCTAAGTCGATTTTGGCAAAGCATTGGAATGAATACTTTCCGAACTTTACGTATACATACGAAACAGTTTTGGTTCAGAATGGATCAGAATTAAAAGAAATTGCGAAAGAAAAAACATGGGTAAAAGAGAAGGCTTTGGTTGCTAAGCCTGATATGCTTTTTGGCAAAAGAGGCAAGAATGGACTTGTTCTTTTTAGGGACCAAAAACCGGGTGATGTTTCTTTGGATAAAGCTGCATCATGGATTGATGAAAAATCAAGCGCCAAACAATCAGTCTATTTCTCATTTGATGGAGATACGCCAAAGGGTGAACCGAAAGTGGATATGCTTACCCACTTTATAGTTGAGCCGTTTACCCCACACGCTCAAGAAGAAGAGTATTATATATCTGCTACCTGTGTAGGCGACAATGATGTTTTATATATGTCTGCCGAGGGCGGCATGGAAGTTGAAGAAAATTGGGATAAAGTTATTGAAGTTTCATTTCCAATTACTGCAACCGAAGATGAGATAGCTGCAAAGATTAGAGCAAATATACCAAAAGATGTAGCCGCTAAAGATAAAGATGCTTTTGCTGAATTTGCAATAGGTTTTTTTAGGGCATACAGAGAGTTAAATTTTGCATACCTTGAGATCAACCCGTTTGTTATGCAGGGCAGTAAAATAGAACTTTTAGATATGGTTGCAAAACTTGATGATACGGCTGGCTTTATGATGAGAGAGCAGTGGGGTGATGTAGAGTATCCGACTTCATTTGGCATGGAAGAGAAATCACCTGAAGTACTTGCTATAGAAGATGCCGACAGCAAATCCGGTGCTTCACTTAAGCTCACGATACTCAAGCCAGAAGCGCGTATTTGGACAATGGTTGCCGGCGGCGGCGCATCGGTCGTCTATGCCGATACTATTGCAGATCTTGCTGGCATTGAAGATTTGGCCAATTACGGCGAATACAGCGGCGGACCAACAACAAGTGAGACTAAATTTTATGCTGAGACCATACTTGACCTTATGACAAGGCAAAAAGATGCCAATGGAAGAGATAAAGTGCTTATCATCGGCGGAGCAATCGCAAACTTTACTGATGTGGCAAAAACCTTTACCGGCATC
This portion of the Sulfurovum sp. UBA12169 genome encodes:
- a CDS encoding nucleotidyltransferase, whose amino-acid sequence is MNSLKAEIEDLIYANAADFQIAKALKKEIRAYLDTLEETFMTSGGKDFLVKHTKKIDMILKIIYKVAQREMFGDYTPMKNALPLSLVALGSYGREQLCVHSDIDLMIVYKDIKGYNLKEMIEKILYILWDTGLRLGHRVHTVEELYAVSKTDITIKTALIESRFIEGSNFIWIETQNAIRQIRHDSPQVFIKLKFEEQKYKHEKFPLTMEPNLKEGVGGFRDANLVFWIGKILYNVNSIKNLPSSIVDENDYREFRIALEFLFRVRSALHLVAHKKEDTLRLDLLPDTARLLGYKMSKSEHMKFAKKVIESLQTIRLYSIIWLESLSREYIAADIYGPCIYPQGEKRELHTLLRQLCDQKEKTFDAHPTFLAQLIRTNKPSRHSKSMLLSIKHIFFQPRSYNILKILSTAKLLDYAIPPLKKVIALPQFDGYHQFAVEIHSLECVRHLENINDVFIENLFQAFSAEEKALLKLVTLLHDAGKGRKRDHHQVGVSLFKLFANKLGFDLQLIEMGETLILHHTLMSKVAQREDLHNEKVILRFVSHFKNKTLLDMIYVLTYADMNGVGEGIYNSFNAKLIKMLYLQSIKSLEHTEVIDETAKRIKKEQILKKHPVFLSLNKLQQNKILMIPSNLLFLRYPPEKIISISKKAFETASYAYEIHNDDHLTLEIVCIHSFNLSYLLSKLAHLDVVNMDICKLFDGYKYYKIDFALKINEDETPLIKEMIHDALDGQKQNTFLVPVIKKNEIQIDCDHSQMYGSMYLHCKNQKGLLAYVLHLFDTLNIEIATAKVHSLKNSVRDMFLIEKNGNFCHNIDIIIAKLTKKE
- a CDS encoding aminofutalosine synthase MqnE; translated protein: MDLIQKVKNKERLNQKEGEALYDLDLYTLGELADAIRKEKHGKKSYFNINRHINPTNICADICKFCAYSASRKNPNQYTMSHEQILDIVKNSYANGAKEVHIVSAHNPNDGPEWYMGAFKKIKTAYPRLHIKAMTAAEVDFLSRQYGLSYDDVLDMMIENGVDSMPGGGAEIFDEKVREYLCKGKVTSEQWLKIHQKWHEKGRESNATMLFGHIETRAHRIDHMLRLRDLQDKTGGFNAFIPLVYQRDNNFLKVTHFPTGQEILKTYAISRILLDNISHIKAYWASASINLALIAQEFGCDDLDGTIEKESIQSAAGAASSHGMKLEDFIGLIKNSGFIPVERDSLYNELKSYA
- a CDS encoding nicotinate phosphoribosyltransferase, which translates into the protein MHRLYYSYNDFRKDLKALTKKIDKDFDAILAIARGGLSMAHMLGEYYNIRKVYAVNTIGYEDTQKLQSVTVFNIPNLQDVKSVLIVDDIVDSGDTLVEIMKTLKEAYPQTNFYTASLFYKKSAKIAPNWYVKEAKTWIDFFWCTDLGD
- a CDS encoding aminodeoxychorismate/anthranilate synthase component II, yielding MVLMIDNYDSFTYNVVQYCRELGADLKVIRNDEMTVEEIKALHPEKIILSPGPSTPDEAGVTLDVIRAFADTTPIFGICLGHQSIAQAFGGEVVRAKHMMHGKTSQIERDAETPIFKGIPKEFRATRYHSLTVKKETLPQNIIPTSHSKDDNEIMSLQIKDKPIYGVQFHPESIMSEYGREMLNNFLKL
- a CDS encoding ATPase; the protein is MAQKAIREYDAKSILAKHWNEYFPNFTYTYETVLVQNGSELKEIAKEKTWVKEKALVAKPDMLFGKRGKNGLVLFRDQKPGDVSLDKAASWIDEKSSAKQSVYFSFDGDTPKGEPKVDMLTHFIVEPFTPHAQEEEYYISATCVGDNDVLYMSAEGGMEVEENWDKVIEVSFPITATEDEIAAKIRANIPKDVAAKDKDAFAEFAIGFFRAYRELNFAYLEINPFVMQGSKIELLDMVAKLDDTAGFMMREQWGDVEYPTSFGMEEKSPEVLAIEDADSKSGASLKLTILKPEARIWTMVAGGGASVVYADTIADLAGIEDLANYGEYSGGPTTSETKFYAETILDLMTRQKDANGRDKVLIIGGAIANFTDVAKTFTGIIQAFENYADKMKEIGIKIYVRRGGPNYEKGLKDIKEAADRLGLWIDVYGPETHVTDIVRMAVEG